One segment of Methanolinea mesophila DNA contains the following:
- a CDS encoding peptidase M50, translating into MLERISVRERRDLIIAWLAISIAFTLIFIRPSGKVVPEVYLLFFGVSLVTVGIGFVLHELSHKFTAMKYGFWAEFRRDNLMLVVAVALAALVGVVFAAPGATMIYGPTITRQQNGKISAAGPIVNLVLCIPFAILLFAGPFVPLTVFSLNVVSLIGLVGLQVNAMIAFFNMLPVSVLDGKKVWAWNKGIFIALFGAALVAVFFSYYYIYL; encoded by the coding sequence ATGCTCGAGAGGATATCGGTGCGGGAACGACGCGATCTCATCATCGCCTGGCTCGCCATCTCCATCGCGTTCACCCTGATCTTCATCAGGCCGTCCGGGAAGGTCGTCCCGGAAGTATACCTGCTGTTCTTCGGGGTGTCGCTGGTCACGGTGGGGATCGGGTTCGTGCTGCACGAACTGTCGCACAAGTTCACCGCCATGAAATACGGGTTCTGGGCCGAGTTCCGCAGGGACAACCTGATGCTGGTCGTGGCGGTGGCGCTCGCGGCGCTGGTAGGGGTCGTCTTTGCCGCTCCTGGAGCCACCATGATCTACGGACCGACCATCACCCGCCAGCAGAACGGAAAAATATCGGCGGCCGGGCCGATCGTCAACCTGGTCCTCTGCATCCCGTTCGCCATCCTGCTGTTCGCAGGGCCCTTCGTCCCCCTGACCGTCTTCTCCCTGAACGTGGTCTCCCTCATCGGGCTGGTCGGCCTGCAGGTCAACGCGATGATCGCATTCTTCAACATGCTCCCTGTGAGTGTGCTCGACGGGAAGAAGGTGTGGGCCTGGAACAAGGGGATATTTATAGCGCTCTTCGGTGCCGCCCTCGTCGCGGTATTTTTCTCATATTACTACATCTATCTCTGA
- a CDS encoding chorismate mutase, with the protein MPIDALRKEIDRIDEQIIDLIAQRQRIAGRIAQAKLLEGVPIHDEERSSLVQERAFNLAVEKNINPLQVQDIFRILVGMSEERQRECTGDGNLP; encoded by the coding sequence ATGCCCATCGACGCACTACGAAAGGAGATTGACAGGATCGATGAGCAGATCATCGACCTCATAGCCCAGCGACAGCGTATCGCGGGGCGTATCGCCCAGGCCAAGCTGCTGGAGGGGGTGCCCATCCATGACGAGGAACGATCGTCACTGGTGCAGGAACGGGCCTTCAACCTGGCGGTCGAGAAGAACATCAACCCGCTGCAGGTACAGGACATTTTCCGGATCCTGGTGGGGATGTCGGAAGAACGCCAGCGAGAGTGCACGGGAGACGGAAACCTTCCCTGA
- the cbiQ gene encoding cobalt ECF transporter T component CbiQ codes for METILDDYAHRNALREVDTRLKLSLGVGAILIGVFSASPLAPALIAVSMSLITVVLAKIPARLYIGLLAIPVTFAVMSGVVILLVTGGGETLYSFSLLGFPLSVTTGSIHQAELVIARTFGGMCSLYFIALTTPMVELFSVMRSLRLPREFVDLSMLIYRSIFVLIGEAIAIHNAQVMRNGYTTFRRKIYAFSMLSAMLFIKAWERGEALLVAMDSRCYDGKLELPETEKRISWKGAGLVGTYLAVLLTVAVYSGGLAIL; via the coding sequence ATGGAGACCATCCTCGACGACTACGCCCACCGGAACGCACTGCGCGAGGTGGATACGCGGCTGAAACTGTCGCTCGGAGTGGGTGCCATACTTATCGGGGTCTTCTCGGCCTCCCCGCTTGCCCCTGCGTTGATCGCAGTGTCCATGAGCCTGATCACCGTGGTTCTCGCGAAGATCCCCGCCCGGCTTTATATCGGCCTGCTCGCGATACCGGTAACTTTTGCGGTGATGAGCGGGGTGGTGATCCTCCTGGTCACCGGCGGTGGGGAGACGCTCTATTCGTTCTCCCTTCTGGGTTTCCCTCTCTCGGTGACCACCGGTTCGATCCACCAGGCCGAACTGGTGATCGCCCGCACGTTCGGGGGGATGTGCTCACTGTACTTTATCGCGCTCACAACCCCGATGGTGGAACTCTTCTCGGTGATGCGGTCACTGCGCCTGCCGAGGGAGTTCGTGGACCTGTCTATGCTCATCTACCGTTCGATCTTCGTATTGATCGGGGAGGCCATCGCCATCCACAACGCCCAGGTCATGCGGAACGGGTATACCACGTTCCGGAGGAAAATCTATGCCTTTTCCATGCTCTCCGCGATGCTATTCATAAAAGCGTGGGAGCGTGGTGAGGCACTGCTCGTTGCCATGGACTCCCGGTGCTATGACGGAAAACTTGAGCTTCCCGAGACTGAAAAGAGGATCTCCTGGAAGGGTGCGGGCCTGGTGGGCACGTATCTCGCGGTGTTATTGACGGTCGCGGTCTATTCCGGAGGGTTGGCCATACTATGA
- a CDS encoding energy-coupling factor ABC transporter substrate-binding protein, which produces MKYKGEIIAIIVIAVFVGLFLYENAIIQQQGAEEAWGGADSRAAEIIESEGYEPWYSPIWEPPSGEIETLFFSLQAAIGAVIIGYFFGYWRGIQKAQKQ; this is translated from the coding sequence ATGAAGTACAAAGGAGAGATCATCGCCATCATCGTGATCGCCGTATTCGTAGGGCTGTTCCTCTACGAGAACGCGATTATACAGCAACAGGGAGCAGAAGAAGCCTGGGGCGGGGCGGACAGCCGGGCGGCAGAGATCATCGAGTCCGAGGGATACGAACCGTGGTACTCGCCGATTTGGGAACCTCCGAGCGGGGAGATCGAGACCCTTTTCTTCTCGCTCCAGGCAGCGATCGGGGCAGTCATTATTGGATATTTCTTCGGCTACTGGCGGGGGATCCAGAAGGCACAGAAACAATAG
- a CDS encoding cytochrome c biogenesis protein CcdA: protein MKPATLPFIVLLAVVAVFAWSGTPVIADSPGPGTSPEITLTPAILPGSPIEPVVDGKVVVYFFYNQDCSECTHTLPFVQDYARTHPDVIVRFYDIKDSPENRALFSRFNQEYAAGFVAVPAAFVGPYVLEGYEQVTGELDLKVQETTALVAGNLTPEVTPTPQGPGQGRSQVLTIPLVIGAALVDGINPCAFSVLIFLLLTIMSLGSRRKMLEVGTSFIVAVFVFYFLSGLGLFTAIQISGVSQAISVVAAFIAIAAGVLSFRDAFRKEGGPALAIPESRKGMIERFARVGSVPAAFVLGILVGMFELPCTGGIYLAILSLLSQEMTLMQGLPLLLLYNLIFILPLVIILAVVAYGISAERLETWRVEKRRTVRILMGAVMIGLGILLLWEVLV, encoded by the coding sequence ATGAAACCGGCAACACTTCCATTTATCGTTCTGCTCGCCGTGGTGGCGGTCTTTGCGTGGAGCGGCACTCCCGTCATCGCAGATTCCCCCGGGCCGGGGACCTCCCCGGAGATCACCCTTACCCCCGCGATACTCCCGGGAAGTCCAATCGAGCCGGTGGTGGACGGGAAGGTCGTGGTCTATTTCTTCTACAACCAGGACTGCAGCGAATGCACCCATACCCTCCCTTTCGTGCAGGACTATGCGAGGACCCACCCGGACGTCATCGTCAGGTTCTATGACATCAAGGACAGCCCTGAGAACCGTGCCCTCTTCTCCCGGTTCAACCAGGAATATGCCGCAGGGTTCGTGGCGGTGCCGGCAGCATTCGTCGGGCCGTACGTGCTTGAAGGATACGAGCAGGTCACCGGAGAGCTCGATCTGAAGGTTCAGGAGACGACCGCGCTCGTCGCCGGGAACCTTACCCCGGAGGTCACTCCCACCCCCCAGGGTCCAGGCCAGGGAAGATCCCAGGTCCTTACCATCCCCCTGGTGATAGGTGCGGCCCTGGTCGACGGGATCAATCCCTGTGCGTTCTCGGTGCTCATCTTCCTCCTCCTCACTATCATGTCGCTCGGCAGCAGGAGAAAGATGCTCGAGGTGGGCACGAGTTTCATCGTCGCAGTCTTTGTCTTTTACTTCCTCTCCGGCCTGGGCCTCTTTACCGCCATCCAGATCTCGGGAGTATCGCAGGCGATCTCGGTGGTGGCGGCGTTCATCGCCATTGCGGCCGGAGTACTCTCGTTCCGGGATGCATTCCGGAAAGAAGGCGGGCCGGCCCTCGCCATACCGGAGTCCAGGAAAGGGATGATCGAACGATTCGCCCGGGTCGGTTCGGTACCGGCGGCATTCGTTCTGGGGATCCTGGTGGGGATGTTCGAGCTTCCCTGCACGGGGGGGATATACCTGGCGATACTCTCCCTCCTCTCCCAGGAGATGACCCTTATGCAGGGACTCCCGCTCCTCCTCCTCTACAACCTGATCTTCATCCTCCCCCTGGTGATCATCCTCGCGGTCGTCGCCTACGGGATCTCTGCGGAGCGGCTCGAAACCTGGCGGGTGGAGAAGAGGAGAACGGTCAGGATCCTCATGGGGGCAGTCATGATCGGGCTTGGAATTCTCCTGCTCTGGGAAGTCCTGGTGTAA
- a CDS encoding META domain-containing protein: MKLLVSGLLLVALILMLLAAGCTNPVEVPTPTTQATTIATATASPVQTTAAPQPVTQGSLTGVTWYLVSFNRGTGSTNVLPGTEITAIFEGNTVYGSAGCNQYQASYQGNLNFMSIGTPSSTKMSCNSPPGIMSQENYYMSTLRGASSFTINGDILTVYDSNKNAILSYTKNPGPGAPVPLTGGTWVMKSYVDYKGEIFTPVAGTTISLEFSDDGKIAGNAGCNNYFGTYAQTGANSLVIRDIGSTKMACADQIMVVENSYLTMLPQLNTFYIAGNELFLSDGAGKVTLTFEKK; the protein is encoded by the coding sequence ATGAAACTCCTCGTCTCCGGGCTCTTGCTTGTAGCCCTTATCCTGATGCTTCTTGCCGCCGGGTGTACCAACCCGGTGGAGGTCCCGACCCCGACCACGCAGGCGACCACGATCGCCACCGCGACAGCGTCACCTGTCCAGACCACGGCCGCTCCCCAGCCGGTGACCCAAGGCAGCCTCACGGGGGTTACCTGGTACCTGGTCTCGTTCAATCGCGGCACAGGGTCCACCAACGTCCTTCCGGGAACGGAGATTACCGCAATATTCGAAGGAAACACCGTGTATGGTTCGGCAGGGTGCAACCAGTACCAGGCCTCCTACCAGGGCAACCTGAACTTTATGTCGATCGGCACACCGTCAAGCACGAAGATGAGCTGCAACTCCCCGCCCGGGATCATGTCCCAGGAGAACTACTACATGAGTACGCTTCGCGGTGCATCGAGCTTTACCATAAACGGGGACATCCTGACGGTATACGACAGCAATAAGAATGCCATTCTCTCGTACACGAAGAACCCGGGTCCGGGGGCGCCTGTTCCGCTGACCGGCGGGACGTGGGTGATGAAGTCCTACGTGGACTACAAGGGCGAGATCTTCACACCGGTGGCCGGGACTACCATTAGCCTGGAGTTCTCGGATGACGGGAAGATCGCCGGCAATGCGGGATGTAACAATTATTTCGGTACATACGCCCAGACAGGAGCGAACAGCCTGGTGATCCGCGATATCGGGAGCACGAAGATGGCCTGCGCCGACCAGATCATGGTGGTGGAGAACTCCTACCTCACGATGCTGCCCCAGTTGAATACGTTCTACATTGCCGGGAACGAACTCTTCCTCTCGGACGGGGCCGGGAAGGTGACCCTGACCTTCGAGAAGAAGTGA
- a CDS encoding flavodoxin family protein produces MTVRVVGLSGSPHRHGNTETLLDAFLDGTRNAGASVEKVILKDLDYSACRGCNACHKDGQCIVKDEAIPLFDTIMGVDCLAVASPIYSMGITAELKGLIDRAQYIWARKFILKTLYFSNEHIRLHKGIFISTAGQDWDNVFDAAFPAITAFFNTIGFEYYDNIIANQMDRWKGVKNHPTAMTEAREKGEKAVRAIERIRQEAEVKGN; encoded by the coding sequence ATGACGGTAAGGGTCGTGGGACTCTCGGGAAGCCCCCATCGCCACGGCAATACCGAGACGCTCCTCGATGCATTCCTCGACGGGACCAGGAATGCCGGGGCGTCGGTAGAGAAGGTAATCCTCAAGGACCTGGACTACTCCGCCTGCAGGGGCTGCAACGCCTGCCACAAGGACGGGCAATGCATCGTGAAGGACGAGGCGATCCCTCTCTTCGACACGATTATGGGCGTAGACTGCCTCGCGGTGGCCTCCCCTATCTACAGCATGGGGATCACCGCCGAGCTAAAGGGGCTGATAGACCGTGCGCAATACATCTGGGCCCGGAAGTTCATCTTAAAAACCCTGTATTTTTCCAACGAACACATCAGGCTCCATAAGGGGATCTTCATCTCCACTGCCGGCCAGGACTGGGACAACGTCTTTGACGCGGCATTCCCGGCGATTACCGCGTTTTTCAACACCATCGGCTTCGAGTACTACGACAATATCATCGCCAACCAGATGGACCGGTGGAAAGGGGTGAAGAACCACCCGACCGCCATGACGGAGGCGCGGGAGAAGGGTGAGAAGGCGGTGCGGGCAATCGAGAGGATCCGGCAGGAAGCGGAAGTGAAGGGGAACTAA
- a CDS encoding energy-coupling factor ABC transporter permease, with the protein MHIMEGFLPSPWWEIWFVISAPFLIVGLIQLKRLFAEHRDSIPLLAVAGAFIFVLSSLKLPSVTGSCSHPTGTGLSAILFGPFITSILGLIVLLYQALFLAHGGLTTLGANVFSMGIAGPLVAWGIYQAGNRTGLNTYVTVFLAAALADLFTYVVTSFQLALAFPSATGGIFGSFLAFGAIFALTQIPLAIVEGVIIALVFKYIVALRPDVLVNIRVLTQEQVDRLRGSSS; encoded by the coding sequence ATGCACATCATGGAAGGATTTCTCCCAAGCCCCTGGTGGGAGATATGGTTCGTTATCTCGGCGCCATTCTTGATCGTCGGGTTGATTCAGTTAAAGCGCCTCTTTGCCGAACACCGCGATTCGATACCCCTCCTGGCGGTCGCAGGGGCGTTCATCTTCGTACTTTCATCCCTGAAACTCCCTTCGGTCACCGGAAGCTGCTCCCACCCTACGGGGACGGGCCTTTCGGCGATCCTCTTCGGTCCGTTCATCACCTCCATCCTGGGCCTGATCGTCCTCCTCTACCAGGCGCTGTTCCTTGCGCACGGGGGGCTTACAACCCTGGGTGCCAATGTGTTTTCCATGGGGATCGCAGGGCCCCTTGTGGCATGGGGGATCTACCAGGCGGGGAACCGGACCGGGTTGAACACCTATGTCACCGTCTTCCTTGCGGCAGCCCTGGCCGATCTCTTCACCTACGTGGTCACGTCGTTTCAGCTCGCGCTGGCATTTCCGTCCGCTACAGGCGGAATATTCGGCTCGTTCCTTGCGTTCGGGGCTATATTCGCACTTACCCAGATTCCGCTCGCCATTGTCGAGGGAGTCATTATCGCCCTGGTCTTCAAATACATCGTGGCACTTCGCCCCGACGTCCTGGTGAACATCAGGGTGCTCACCCAGGAACAGGTCGACCGGCTCCGGGGGTCTTCATCATGA
- a CDS encoding flavodoxin family protein encodes MPIKVLAIAGSPRRHGNSETLLDWVLEEMRSEDDVLIEKIALDEADVNPCKGCNACEILNKCVQRDGMDVLGPKVTACNVMVVSAPIFCMGINAQTKAMIDRFQVFRSRKYVLKLPVVEPELKGKRLGVFLSTAGQDWAHVFDGAIPTVKCMFHVVDIPDRDIRSLMVNKVDEKGAILSHPTAKQDAEKMAREVIAEIRTRLER; translated from the coding sequence ATGCCTATAAAGGTCCTGGCAATCGCAGGCAGCCCGAGACGGCATGGAAACTCCGAGACCCTGCTCGACTGGGTCCTGGAAGAGATGCGGAGCGAGGATGACGTCCTGATCGAGAAGATAGCCCTCGACGAGGCGGATGTCAACCCCTGCAAGGGCTGCAACGCGTGCGAGATCCTGAACAAGTGCGTGCAGAGGGACGGGATGGACGTGCTCGGGCCGAAGGTCACCGCATGTAACGTGATGGTCGTCTCCGCGCCGATATTCTGCATGGGGATCAATGCGCAGACCAAGGCCATGATCGACCGGTTCCAGGTCTTCCGTTCGAGGAAGTACGTGCTCAAGCTCCCGGTCGTCGAACCGGAACTCAAGGGAAAGCGGCTCGGGGTCTTTCTCTCCACCGCCGGCCAGGACTGGGCCCACGTGTTTGACGGGGCGATCCCCACGGTTAAGTGCATGTTCCACGTGGTGGACATCCCGGACCGGGACATCCGCTCCCTGATGGTAAACAAGGTGGACGAGAAAGGTGCAATCCTCTCTCACCCCACCGCGAAACAGGACGCAGAGAAAATGGCCCGGGAAGTTATAGCCGAGATACGGACGCGGCTGGAGCGGTAA
- the argB gene encoding acetylglutamate kinase, producing MKREEVLTEALPYIRQFHGRTMVIKLGGHAQVDPVILDTVISDAVLLQLVGIRLVLVHGGGPEITEKMKAMGKEPKFVAGLRITDEETLEIAQMVLVGKISSNIVSLIAKFGGKGVGLSGNDGNMIIARKMTPQRVSVEGREQEVDLGHVGEIEEINPAVLNTLMDNGYIPVIAPIAIGRNGQSLNINADTAAGDIAIALKAYKLINMTDVDGIMDQTRTKVYRRLSLSEAEMMIANGIVSEGMIPKVKSLTKAVSEGVAFAHVINGNKEHNLLLEMFTDEGVGTMVHRD from the coding sequence ATGAAACGTGAAGAAGTACTTACCGAAGCCCTGCCCTACATCCGGCAGTTTCATGGCAGGACCATGGTCATCAAACTGGGGGGCCACGCACAGGTCGACCCGGTGATCCTGGACACGGTCATCAGTGACGCAGTGCTCCTGCAGCTGGTCGGGATCCGGCTGGTGCTGGTGCACGGCGGAGGTCCCGAGATCACCGAGAAGATGAAGGCTATGGGAAAGGAGCCCAAGTTCGTCGCCGGTCTCCGGATCACCGACGAGGAGACCCTGGAGATCGCCCAGATGGTACTGGTGGGAAAGATCAGCAGCAACATCGTCTCACTCATCGCCAAGTTCGGGGGAAAAGGCGTAGGCCTCTCGGGGAACGACGGGAACATGATCATCGCCCGGAAGATGACCCCCCAGCGGGTCTCGGTGGAGGGAAGAGAGCAGGAGGTCGACCTCGGTCACGTGGGGGAGATCGAGGAGATCAACCCGGCGGTGCTGAATACCCTGATGGACAACGGGTACATCCCGGTCATCGCCCCCATCGCAATCGGGAGGAACGGGCAGTCGCTGAACATCAACGCGGATACCGCCGCCGGGGATATCGCCATCGCCCTGAAGGCCTACAAGTTGATCAACATGACCGACGTGGACGGGATCATGGACCAGACCCGGACCAAGGTATACCGTCGGCTCTCACTCTCCGAGGCCGAGATGATGATCGCGAACGGTATAGTTTCCGAAGGGATGATTCCCAAGGTGAAGTCGCTCACCAAGGCGGTGAGCGAAGGTGTGGCGTTCGCCCATGTAATCAACGGCAACAAGGAGCACAATCTTCTGCTGGAGATGTTCACCGACGAGGGCGTGGGGACCATGGTCCACAGGGATTGA
- a CDS encoding energy-coupling factor ABC transporter ATP-binding protein, which yields MNHDDSGIPVIEFRSVSYAYPNGPVSLKNISFSLKKGSRVALVGPNGAGKTTLLLMCNGILRPKEGSVLLSGRAVSYDGRSLREVRKKVGFVFQNSDNQLFAPTVYQDVAFGPLNLGLPEDRIREIVTRTLYAVGLAGYEKRPPHHLSGGEKKRVAIAGVLAMEPDILVFDEPTSSLDPAGGAEIMDLLDELNEQGTTILLSTHDVDLAYHWADEVILMGGGEILHQGTPESVFTDQGMMRAARLTIPPLLELYMELSAREILPGGKPPAGVLDLTQAIEAAAGGRTGIHPAAIFLCDADLCPGEHLRVLIEEQGIGHVGAMGTRAKMRAEEEGIPVDFTYGVIDKSLLKAMLGEKALIITAGGMLARVRERVAKFAEESGFTIPVIPVGE from the coding sequence ATGAACCACGACGACTCCGGGATCCCGGTCATCGAGTTCCGCAGTGTATCCTACGCGTATCCCAACGGCCCGGTCTCCCTGAAGAACATCTCGTTTTCCTTAAAGAAAGGGAGCAGGGTGGCCCTGGTAGGGCCGAACGGGGCGGGCAAGACCACCCTCCTCCTGATGTGCAACGGGATCCTCAGGCCGAAAGAGGGCAGTGTGCTCCTCTCCGGCCGGGCGGTCTCCTACGACGGCAGGTCACTCCGCGAGGTCAGGAAGAAGGTCGGGTTCGTATTCCAGAACTCGGATAACCAGCTCTTCGCCCCCACGGTCTACCAGGACGTCGCGTTCGGCCCCCTCAACCTGGGGCTTCCGGAGGACCGGATACGGGAGATCGTGACAAGGACTCTCTATGCCGTCGGCCTTGCGGGCTACGAGAAACGCCCGCCCCATCACCTTTCCGGAGGAGAAAAAAAGAGGGTGGCCATCGCGGGAGTGCTCGCCATGGAACCCGACATCCTGGTCTTCGACGAGCCGACCAGCTCGCTCGACCCGGCGGGAGGGGCGGAGATCATGGACCTCCTCGACGAGCTGAACGAGCAGGGGACCACAATCCTCCTCTCCACCCACGACGTAGACCTTGCCTACCACTGGGCGGACGAGGTAATCCTCATGGGCGGAGGGGAGATACTCCACCAGGGAACGCCCGAATCGGTCTTCACCGACCAGGGGATGATGCGGGCCGCACGGCTCACCATCCCGCCGCTCCTGGAACTCTACATGGAGCTCTCTGCGAGGGAGATACTCCCGGGGGGGAAACCACCGGCCGGTGTCCTCGACCTCACCCAGGCGATCGAGGCGGCAGCGGGAGGGAGGACCGGAATACACCCGGCTGCCATCTTCCTCTGCGATGCGGACCTGTGCCCGGGGGAACACCTCAGGGTCCTGATCGAGGAACAGGGTATCGGGCACGTGGGTGCGATGGGCACCCGGGCGAAGATGCGTGCCGAGGAGGAGGGTATCCCGGTCGACTTCACGTACGGGGTGATCGACAAGAGCCTGCTCAAGGCGATGCTCGGTGAGAAAGCCCTGATCATCACCGCCGGAGGGATGCTCGCCCGTGTCCGGGAACGGGTGGCGAAGTTTGCCGAGGAGAGCGGATTTACCATTCCCGTTATCCCTGTGGGCGAATAA